A genomic region of [Eubacterium] eligens ATCC 27750 contains the following coding sequences:
- the hemL gene encoding glutamate-1-semialdehyde 2,1-aminomutase — translation MNEEMSNDLYERAVKHMPGGVNSPVRAYKAVDRVPRFIASAKGDRITDVDGNEMIDYICSWGPGILGHAHDRVIAKVKEAAEAGLTYGAPTKREVEMAELIYELIPTMEVSRLVSSGTEAVMSAIRVARGYTRRDKIIKFRGCYHGHSDGLLVKAGSAALTTSVPDSAGVPADYTKNTLVAEYNDCDSVKELFDNNKDEIAAVIVEPVAANMGVVLPRHGFLEFLRDITKENGSLLIFDEVITGFRLSIGGAQEYFNIKPDLTTLGKIVGGGMPVGAYGGRADIMRMVSPDGPVYQAGTLSGNPIATAAGLETLRILRDNKDIYDRLETKTKRIADSVRKCGAGRVSVNQIGSLMSIFFTPDAVEDYDSAVKSDTKKYAEYFGHMLDNGIYIAPSQFEAMFVSDAHTNEDINRTIEVMEEFFRK, via the coding sequence ATGAATGAAGAGATGTCAAATGATTTATATGAGAGAGCAGTAAAACATATGCCGGGTGGTGTAAACAGCCCTGTCAGGGCATACAAGGCAGTTGACAGAGTGCCAAGATTCATAGCTTCTGCCAAGGGAGACAGAATTACTGATGTAGATGGGAATGAAATGATTGACTACATATGTTCATGGGGACCGGGAATATTAGGCCATGCACATGACAGAGTAATTGCAAAGGTTAAGGAAGCTGCGGAAGCAGGCCTTACATATGGTGCACCAACCAAGAGAGAAGTTGAGATGGCAGAGCTTATATATGAGCTTATTCCTACAATGGAGGTGAGCCGTCTTGTAAGTTCAGGAACAGAAGCCGTTATGAGCGCAATCCGTGTGGCAAGAGGCTACACCAGAAGAGATAAGATAATTAAGTTCAGAGGCTGTTATCATGGACATTCTGACGGACTTTTAGTAAAAGCCGGTTCAGCAGCACTTACAACATCAGTTCCGGACAGTGCAGGAGTTCCTGCGGATTACACTAAGAATACACTTGTAGCAGAGTACAATGACTGCGATTCTGTGAAAGAGCTTTTTGATAACAATAAAGATGAAATAGCTGCGGTAATAGTCGAACCAGTTGCAGCTAACATGGGAGTTGTGCTTCCAAGACATGGATTTCTTGAATTCTTAAGAGACATAACTAAGGAAAATGGAAGTCTTCTTATATTTGATGAGGTAATAACAGGCTTCAGACTTTCAATTGGCGGAGCACAGGAGTACTTTAACATAAAGCCAGATCTTACAACTCTTGGAAAGATTGTAGGTGGGGGTATGCCAGTCGGCGCATATGGCGGACGAGCTGACATTATGCGAATGGTAAGTCCTGACGGTCCTGTATATCAGGCAGGAACATTGTCAGGCAATCCAATTGCAACAGCAGCAGGCTTAGAGACTTTAAGAATCTTAAGAGATAATAAGGACATATACGACAGACTTGAGACTAAGACAAAGCGTATTGCTGACAGTGTAAGAAAATGTGGAGCCGGAAGGGTATCGGTTAATCAGATTGGTTCACTTATGAGTATATTCTTTACACCAGATGCAGTTGAAGATTATGACAGTGCAGTAAAGTCAGACACTAAGAAGTATGCAGAATACTTTGGACATATGCTTGATAACGGAATATACATTGCACCATCACAGTTTGAGGCAATGTTCGTATCAGACGCACACACTAATGAGGATATCAACCGTACAATAGAGGTTATGGAAGAATTCTTCAGGAAATAA
- a CDS encoding ABC transporter ATP-binding protein, giving the protein MKENLKKLAKYYKPYLGTFILDMILAMMSAAVALVIPLVVRFITSKVAYMSANEALSRIMIIVAVLFVLVLIQWGCNYYISNYGHVMGAKIEYDMRAEIFNHYQKLSYSFYDDQKVGQLLSRITSDLFDITELLHHGPENITISLIKIIGALCILSSIDLRLTIAAFVLIPFMLVFAYVLNKRMKRAFKRNRVRIGEINAQIEDNLSGIRVVKSFANEDIECEKFKKGNDLFLESKRDSYHYMGMYNAGLTAFTTMINVIVIAAGGIGIAKGWVNITDFVTFLLYINIFTEPVKVLIDFTEQFQNGYSGYERFLEILSVEPEIADKPDAKELTDVKGAITFENVSFRYKDGVDEVLSGVNLSVRPGEYVALAGPSGVGKTTLCSLIPRFYEVTGGSIKIDGTDIKDVTLKSLRDHIGVVQQDVYLFMGTIKENIRYGKPDATDEEVIQAAKLANAHDFIMSFENGYDTDIGQRGVKLSGGQKQRLSIARVFLKNPPILIFDEATSALDNESEQIVQESLEKLAKNRTTFVIAHRLTTIENAEEILMLTDEGIKERGTHEELMKLDGEYARMVKIHSRT; this is encoded by the coding sequence ATGAAAGAGAATCTTAAGAAGCTGGCTAAATACTATAAGCCGTATTTAGGCACATTTATACTTGACATGATACTGGCGATGATGTCAGCAGCGGTGGCACTTGTGATACCACTTGTTGTAAGGTTCATTACATCAAAGGTCGCATATATGAGTGCCAATGAAGCACTTTCAAGAATTATGATTATTGTTGCGGTGCTGTTTGTGCTGGTGCTTATACAGTGGGGATGTAACTACTATATATCTAATTATGGGCATGTAATGGGCGCAAAGATTGAGTACGATATGAGGGCAGAGATATTCAATCATTATCAGAAGCTGTCATATTCATTCTATGATGACCAGAAGGTTGGACAGTTATTATCAAGAATAACATCAGATTTGTTCGATATTACAGAGCTTTTGCATCATGGACCAGAGAATATAACTATTTCACTAATTAAGATAATTGGTGCATTATGCATATTAAGTTCGATTGACTTAAGACTTACGATTGCCGCATTTGTGCTGATTCCTTTTATGCTTGTGTTCGCGTATGTGCTTAACAAGCGCATGAAGAGAGCATTTAAGAGAAACAGGGTAAGAATAGGTGAGATAAATGCACAGATAGAGGACAATCTGTCTGGAATAAGGGTCGTCAAGTCATTTGCAAATGAAGATATTGAATGTGAGAAATTTAAGAAAGGCAATGACTTGTTCCTTGAATCTAAGAGAGACAGCTATCATTATATGGGAATGTACAATGCGGGACTTACTGCATTTACAACAATGATAAATGTAATTGTAATTGCAGCAGGCGGTATTGGAATTGCAAAGGGCTGGGTAAATATTACGGATTTCGTTACATTTTTACTGTATATAAATATATTTACGGAGCCGGTTAAGGTGCTTATTGATTTCACAGAGCAGTTCCAGAATGGCTATTCGGGTTACGAAAGATTCTTAGAGATTCTTTCAGTAGAGCCGGAAATAGCTGATAAGCCTGACGCAAAGGAACTTACTGATGTGAAGGGTGCAATAACATTTGAAAATGTGTCATTCAGATATAAGGACGGCGTGGACGAGGTGCTTTCGGGGGTTAATCTGTCAGTAAGACCGGGAGAATATGTTGCACTTGCAGGTCCTTCGGGAGTTGGAAAGACAACACTCTGCTCGCTTATTCCAAGATTTTATGAGGTGACGGGCGGTTCTATTAAGATTGACGGAACAGATATCAAAGATGTTACGCTTAAAAGCCTGCGTGACCATATCGGAGTTGTACAGCAGGATGTGTATCTGTTTATGGGTACAATTAAAGAGAATATAAGATATGGAAAGCCAGATGCTACAGACGAAGAAGTAATTCAAGCGGCAAAGCTTGCAAATGCGCATGATTTTATTATGAGCTTTGAGAACGGATACGACACAGATATCGGACAGCGCGGAGTCAAATTGTCAGGCGGTCAGAAGCAGAGACTGTCAATTGCAAGAGTATTCTTAAAGAATCCGCCAATTCTTATATTTGATGAGGCGACATCAGCACTTGATAATGAGAGTGAGCAGATTGTACAGGAATCACTTGAGAAGCTGGCTAAGAACAGAACCACATTTGTAATAGCACACAGACTTACAACTATTGAAAATGCGGAGGAAATCCTGATGCTTACTGACGAGGGCATCAAGGAGAGAGGAACTCACGAAGAACTTATGAAGCTTGATGGTGAGTATGCAAGAATGGTTAAGATACATAGCAGAACATAA
- the hemB gene encoding porphobilinogen synthase, giving the protein MDRTRRLRMNATLRDMVRENHVRVDELIYPVFVTEENDVIQEVPSMPGICQYSLDHVLEEIGRAVEVGIKGILLFGIPVHKDEVGSEAYDEKGVVCRAIRLIKDAYPELVIMADVCLCEYTSHGHCGLVKDGVILNDETLPLLAKASVAYAKAGADIIAPSDMMDKRVEAIRNALDEAGLVNIPICSYSAKFASGYYGPFRDAAHSAPEFGDRKTYQMDPANGKEALREVEEDILEGADMIIAKPALGYMDVMKEIALNFNIPIVAYNVSGEYAMVKAAAMNGWIDEKKIVMENMTGFKRAGAKMIITYHAIDVAKWLKEE; this is encoded by the coding sequence ATGGACAGAACAAGAAGATTAAGAATGAATGCGACATTAAGAGATATGGTAAGAGAGAATCATGTAAGGGTGGACGAGCTTATATATCCTGTATTTGTTACGGAGGAGAACGATGTAATACAGGAAGTGCCGTCAATGCCGGGAATATGTCAGTATTCGCTTGACCATGTTCTTGAAGAAATCGGACGTGCTGTAGAGGTTGGAATTAAGGGAATTCTGCTTTTTGGAATACCTGTACATAAAGATGAGGTCGGAAGTGAGGCGTATGACGAGAAAGGTGTTGTGTGCAGGGCAATCCGCCTTATTAAGGATGCTTATCCAGAGCTTGTTATCATGGCTGATGTGTGCCTGTGTGAGTACACATCACATGGACACTGCGGACTTGTAAAAGATGGCGTTATATTAAATGATGAGACACTGCCGCTTCTTGCAAAGGCGTCAGTTGCTTATGCAAAAGCGGGGGCAGATATAATTGCACCGAGTGACATGATGGATAAGAGAGTTGAGGCAATCAGAAATGCACTTGATGAGGCAGGACTGGTTAATATTCCTATATGTTCATACAGTGCCAAATTTGCATCAGGATATTACGGACCGTTCAGGGATGCCGCACATTCAGCACCGGAATTTGGTGACAGAAAGACATATCAGATGGATCCGGCTAATGGAAAAGAAGCGTTAAGGGAAGTTGAAGAAGACATATTAGAAGGTGCAGACATGATTATTGCAAAGCCGGCCCTCGGATATATGGACGTTATGAAAGAGATAGCGCTTAACTTCAATATTCCAATTGTCGCTTATAATGTAAGCGGTGAGTACGCGATGGTTAAGGCAGCAGCAATGAATGGCTGGATTGATGAGAAGAAGATTGTAATGGAGAATATGACAGGCTTTAAGAGAGCCGGAGCTAAGATGATAATTACATATCATGCTATAGATGTGGCAAAATGGTTAAAGGAAGAGTAA